From the Deinococcus gobiensis I-0 genome, the window GGCGGCCTGGCGCTACGCCCCGAGCAGCCCCAGCCGCCGCGCCAGGCCCGCCGCGAAGATCCATTCCTCGGGTTCGTCGGGGTGGATGTCCGGGCCGGTCACCCGCACCAGCACGCAGCCCCGGTCCAGGTAGAAGGCGCGGATCTTGTCCCAGGCCTCCTCCTCGCTGCCCGCCGTTTCGTCGATGTCTTCCAGGGTGCCCCACAGGTCGCCGTCCACCTCGGCGCTCTGTAGGGCCTCGGCGTGGGCGCTCAGGACGTACTCGTCCACCGCCTCCTTGCGGCTGTAGGTCTCGCCGGGCACGCGCAGGTCGAGGCGGTCGTCGCGGTCGTACAGGCCGGCGAGAAAGGCCTGCCAGTCGTCGGCGCTCAGGGTGATGGTCGTCGGGTCGGTCACGCGCGCAGTGTACCCGGCCCGGCCCCCCGCGCCGGTGCCCGGCAAGCCCCTCCCGGGCGGCGCAGGCGGCCGACGCCAAGAGAACGCCAAGGGTCTTCCGGAACCCGCGCCCGCCGCGCCCCGTAGACTTGGGCGACATGCCCCGTCTCTCAGATTCCGCCACGCCGCGTCCGAATCGCCGGGATCACCGCCGTGGACCGCGCCGGAGCGCCGCGCTCGCCTTCACCGCCCTGCTGGCCGCCGGGAGCCTGACCCTGGGCAGCGGTCCCCTGCACACGCCGCACCTGAGCCTCGGGGTCGCCGCCGCGCAGTCGGGTGGGGGCTTCGGGGGCAGTTCGTCGGGTGGAGGCGGCGGGTCGTCGGGGGGCGGGTCCTTCGGCGGCTCGGGTGGGGGCGGGGGCTATTCGGGCGGCGGCTACAGCGGCCCCATCATCATCAATGGGGGCGGCTACGGCGGCGGGTACTACGGCGGCAGCGGCTTCGGCATCGTTCCGCTGATCCTGTTCGGTGTGGTGATCTTCGCGGTGGTGGGTTTCATGCGCCGCAGCCTGTCCTCGGGGGGCGGGGCCCGGGGGCTGGGCAGCCTCGTGGGTGGGGGCGGCGGCAGCGCGCAGGCCGTGAGCGTGCAGCTGCTGCTCGCCCAGGGCGACGAGGTGAAGACGGCCCTGCAACGCGTGGCCCAGAACGGCGACCCCGACAGCAACGAGGGCCTGGCGCGCATGCTTCAGGAAGCGGCGCTCGTCGCGCTGCGCCACCCCGAACGCTGGGTCTACGGCAACGTCGAGCGGGCGCAGGGCGGGGCGAGTTCGGCCGACAGCCAGGTGGGGGCCTGGGCCACCGAGGCCCGCGCCGCCTTTACCGAGCAGACCACCAGCAACTACCAGAACCGCGACGTGAACAGCGGCTTCGAGCACCGGGGCGACTACACCTTCCAGAAGGAGGCGGGCGACCTGTACCTCGCCGTGACCATCGCGGTGGCGGCGCACGCCCTGAGCAACCTGCCCCCGGCGGGCGTGACCACCGCCGCCGAGGCCCGCGCGGCGCTCTCGGCCATCAGCGCGGTGGCCCCCGGTGACCTCATCCGCGCCGAGGTCGTCTGGAGTCCCGACGCCGAGGGCGAATTCCTGAGCGAAGACGAGGCGATCCAGAAGTACCCCAAACTCACCAAGCTCTGAGGCGGGCCCGCACTGTCGGGGCTGACGCGCGGCTGAAAGGGGCCGGGCACGCTGCGGGGGAGGTCCGGCGACACCGGCGGGCGTCCCCTGCCGCCGTGTGGGG encodes:
- a CDS encoding DUF1517 domain-containing protein, giving the protein MPRLSDSATPRPNRRDHRRGPRRSAALAFTALLAAGSLTLGSGPLHTPHLSLGVAAAQSGGGFGGSSSGGGGGSSGGGSFGGSGGGGGYSGGGYSGPIIINGGGYGGGYYGGSGFGIVPLILFGVVIFAVVGFMRRSLSSGGGARGLGSLVGGGGGSAQAVSVQLLLAQGDEVKTALQRVAQNGDPDSNEGLARMLQEAALVALRHPERWVYGNVERAQGGASSADSQVGAWATEARAAFTEQTTSNYQNRDVNSGFEHRGDYTFQKEAGDLYLAVTIAVAAHALSNLPPAGVTTAAEARAALSAISAVAPGDLIRAEVVWSPDAEGEFLSEDEAIQKYPKLTKL